In Synergistaceae bacterium, a single window of DNA contains:
- a CDS encoding elongation factor Ts, translating to MAEITAAKVKELRERTGSGMMDCKKALAETNGDMEKAIDYLREKGLAKAAKKAERNASDGRIFHIVSPDGKLGVMIELNSETDFVAKTDEFNGLGNSITTHLFNKAFADNESLLASVHESGSTINELITGIIAKLGENIVLKRFARFDVADGRAFCYIHSNYKVGALLELESQDKSKLETPEFAELGHEICMQIAAANPLYLVSEDVPEEVIDREKSVYRQQLLDEGKPADKIEKIIPGKLRKYFDTVCLLEQEYIRDSDKRVKDLLAEVGKKLGTKLTVKRFARFAIGE from the coding sequence ATGGCAGAAATTACAGCAGCAAAAGTTAAGGAATTACGCGAGCGCACAGGGTCGGGAATGATGGACTGCAAAAAAGCTCTTGCAGAGACTAACGGCGATATGGAGAAAGCTATAGACTATCTTCGTGAAAAAGGTCTAGCAAAGGCAGCTAAGAAGGCCGAACGTAACGCAAGCGACGGCAGAATCTTCCATATTGTGAGTCCCGACGGCAAACTCGGAGTCATGATTGAACTTAACAGCGAGACAGATTTTGTAGCTAAGACTGACGAGTTTAACGGGCTCGGAAACAGCATAACGACTCATTTATTCAATAAGGCATTTGCTGATAACGAGTCATTGCTTGCAAGTGTTCACGAGTCAGGAAGCACAATTAATGAATTAATCACGGGAATTATTGCCAAGCTCGGCGAGAATATCGTGTTAAAGCGTTTTGCAAGATTTGACGTAGCTGACGGCCGCGCATTCTGTTATATTCATAGTAATTACAAAGTCGGTGCTTTGCTTGAACTCGAATCACAAGATAAATCAAAACTTGAGACTCCCGAATTTGCAGAGTTAGGACATGAAATTTGTATGCAGATAGCAGCAGCTAACCCGTTATATTTAGTCTCTGAAGATGTCCCCGAAGAAGTAATAGACCGCGAGAAATCAGTTTATCGTCAGCAGCTTTTAGACGAGGGCAAACCGGCGGACAAAATCGAGAAAATTATTCCCGGCAAGTTAAGAAAATATTTCGATACTGTTTGCTTGCTTGAACAGGAATATATTAGAGACTCAGACAAGAGAGTTAAAGATTTGCTTGCTGAAGTAGGTAAAAAGCTCGGCACAAAATTAACAGTGAAGCGTTTTGCACGTTTTGCTATTGGCGAGTAA
- a CDS encoding UMP kinase, with amino-acid sequence MPRFRRILLKLSGELLAGDKHSSLDFGVIQDFAENLAKIRDGGFELSLVIGGGNMLRGRDALDYGLDRVSVDSIGMLGTVMNALAVKAALANINIPAQVLSAVGMPPIADLYNRERARDLLASGHVVIFAAGTGHPFFSTDTAAALRASELGLDCMIKGTKVNGIYDKDPEKFSDAKFIAELTYSEAISRDIKVMDTAAFAICRENKIPVWVINVHDSGWADNIINGVNTGTLLKED; translated from the coding sequence ATGCCCAGATTCAGACGTATATTATTGAAGCTCTCAGGAGAATTATTAGCGGGCGATAAACATTCAAGCTTAGATTTCGGGGTAATTCAGGATTTCGCCGAGAATTTAGCAAAGATTCGTGATGGAGGCTTTGAGCTTTCTCTTGTAATAGGCGGCGGGAACATGCTGCGCGGGCGTGATGCTCTTGATTACGGGCTTGACAGAGTCAGCGTTGACTCTATAGGAATGCTCGGCACTGTTATGAATGCTTTGGCAGTAAAAGCAGCACTTGCAAATATAAATATTCCCGCTCAAGTTCTGTCGGCTGTAGGAATGCCCCCGATCGCTGATTTATATAATCGTGAACGAGCCCGGGATTTGCTTGCGTCTGGTCATGTCGTGATTTTTGCGGCAGGAACAGGACACCCATTTTTCTCGACTGATACGGCGGCGGCTTTAAGAGCTTCAGAATTAGGACTCGATTGCATGATTAAGGGCACAAAAGTTAACGGCATTTACGATAAAGACCCCGAAAAATTTTCAGATGCTAAATTTATAGCCGAGTTAACTTACAGCGAGGCAATTTCACGCGATATTAAAGTCATGGACACAGCAGCGTTTGCAATTTGCCGAGAAAATAAAATTCCCGTCTGGGTCATAAATGTACATGATTCGGGCTGGGCTGATAATATAATTAACGGTGTCAATACGGGCACACTTTTAAAGGAGGATTAA
- the frr gene encoding ribosome recycling factor, translated as MAVDELAELRANMDKAIAFLQSEYLSIRTGRAHPGLVSDIKVDYYGNPTPIKQLANVTIPESRSIQVAPFDKGTLKAIEKAILAANIGMTPQSDGTVIRMTLPELTKARRVELTKLLARKAEESKVVIRNYRRDIIETLKKQEKASEITEDDLKKFTKDVQDITDKYIKKIDEVYKVKEKEVLED; from the coding sequence ATGGCAGTAGATGAACTTGCAGAACTACGCGCAAATATGGATAAGGCTATAGCTTTTCTTCAGAGTGAATATTTGTCGATAAGGACGGGACGCGCTCACCCCGGACTCGTCAGTGATATTAAAGTCGACTATTACGGGAATCCCACGCCTATTAAGCAGCTCGCAAATGTTACTATTCCTGAAAGCAGGTCGATTCAGGTTGCCCCGTTCGACAAAGGGACTCTAAAAGCTATCGAGAAAGCAATTTTAGCGGCAAATATCGGGATGACTCCTCAAAGCGACGGGACAGTTATACGCATGACCCTGCCCGAACTCACTAAAGCAAGACGCGTAGAACTCACGAAATTATTAGCCCGCAAAGCAGAAGAGTCTAAAGTCGTTATCAGGAATTACAGGCGCGATATTATAGAGACTCTCAAGAAACAAGAGAAGGCCTCAGAAATCACAGAAGATGACCTAAAGAAATTTACTAAAGATGTTCAGGATATTACGGACAAATATATTAAGAAAATTGACGAGGTCTACAAGGTCAAAGAAAAAGAAGTACTTGAAGATTAA